From a single Cytophagales bacterium WSM2-2 genomic region:
- a CDS encoding hemolysin D: MAYPFTFLLKFTKQKTASLKSKTIMNRILVFVGLFTTLCFTSCSSRKEEKEEEFKFTVTSPLRKDTTVTRAYVCQIRAIQHIELRALERGYLQKIYVDEGKFVNEGQMMFQIMPLLYKAELQKAEAEAKFAEIEYLNTKQLADSNVVSPNELALAKAKFDKAKAEMSLAQVHLGFTEIKAPFAGIMDRFQVRLGSLVNDGDLLSTLSDNSEMWVYFNVPEAEYLNYKSNLKKDSLMKVKLQMANNEVFDYNGVVKTIEADFNNETGNIAFRATFPNPKGLLRHGETGNVLATAVLKNALIIPQKSTFEVLEKKYVFVVDKDNIIHQREITIGAEMPDLYIITDGLTSEDKIMLEGIRKVRDNEKIAEYKYEDPKTVLPRLKVYVE, encoded by the coding sequence TACTTTTTTATTAAAATTTACTAAACAAAAAACCGCATCCCTTAAGAGCAAAACTATTATGAACAGAATTCTCGTGTTCGTTGGCTTGTTTACCACATTGTGTTTTACAAGCTGTTCATCCCGGAAAGAAGAAAAGGAGGAAGAATTTAAATTTACAGTGACCAGTCCGCTACGAAAGGACACTACGGTCACCCGCGCCTATGTATGTCAGATACGGGCCATTCAACATATAGAATTAAGAGCGCTTGAAAGGGGCTACTTACAAAAGATCTATGTAGACGAAGGAAAGTTTGTAAATGAAGGTCAAATGATGTTCCAGATCATGCCCCTGCTCTACAAAGCAGAACTACAAAAAGCAGAGGCTGAAGCCAAGTTTGCAGAGATTGAATACCTGAATACAAAACAATTGGCCGACAGTAATGTTGTGTCGCCAAATGAACTTGCGTTGGCTAAAGCCAAATTCGATAAAGCAAAAGCAGAGATGTCACTGGCCCAGGTTCATCTTGGGTTCACAGAGATCAAAGCTCCTTTTGCCGGTATTATGGACCGTTTCCAGGTGCGGTTGGGAAGCCTTGTCAATGACGGGGACTTACTCAGCACGCTCTCTGACAACAGCGAGATGTGGGTTTACTTCAACGTACCTGAAGCTGAATACCTGAACTATAAGTCAAACCTGAAAAAAGACAGTTTGATGAAAGTGAAACTGCAAATGGCAAACAACGAAGTATTCGATTACAACGGAGTTGTCAAGACCATCGAGGCAGATTTCAACAATGAAACGGGTAACATTGCTTTCAGGGCAACTTTTCCCAATCCCAAAGGTCTGTTGAGACATGGTGAAACGGGTAATGTATTGGCCACTGCTGTTCTTAAGAACGCGCTGATCATTCCTCAAAAATCGACTTTCGAAGTCCTCGAAAAGAAATATGTTTTTGTGGTGGATAAAGACAATATCATCCACCAGAGAGAAATCACCATTGGAGCTGAAATGCCTGACCTGTATATCATCACTGATGGATTGACCAGCGAAGATAAGATCATGCTTGAAGGAATCCGCAAAGTCAGGGACAATGAAAAGATCGCGGAGTACAAATACGAGGATCCGAAGACAGTTCTTCCACGCCTGAAAGTATACGTTGAATAA
- a CDS encoding multidrug transporter AcrB — protein MFNAFIKRPVLAIVLSLVIIFMGVLAINTLPTSQFPSIAPPVVMVSASYPGASAKTLTESVIIPIEQAINGAWGMRYMTSDATSAGEANVQVIFEPGTDINQALVQVSNRVEQVRNRLPILVQREGVIITPVIPSMLMYVNLYSTDKNANMKFLFNYAGVTMIPEIQRINGIGQARILGSRQYAMRVWLNPERMRAYNISPDEVMNAMGDQSIIGKPGRIGRGDSKRAEALEYVLAYSDRFSDPNQYENIIIKANAKGEILRLKDIAKVVLGSEYYDIYSNINGYPSAAIVLKQTYGSNASAVISDVKKKLEELKKDFPPGMTYEISYDVSNFLDASTENVIHTLRDAFILVALVVFIFLGDWRSTLIPTLAVPISLIGAFIFMQAFGLTINMITLFAIVLAIGIVVDDAIVVVEAVHAKMESEHLSPFQAVKKVLGEISGAVIAITLLMTAVFVPIAFMSGPVGVFYRQFSITMASSIVLSGLVALTLTPVLCAMILKNTHGKPRRRNLFNRFIDSFNRGFEKVTDKYVSLLKLIAHRKMVTVGLWIAFSVGIVLIASNLPSGFIPGEDQGMIYAIVQTPPGSTLERTNDISLQLQKLLEKVEGIQSVSSIAGYEVLTEGRGSNAATCLINLKPWSEREHTVQEITIELEELAKQLPGATIEFFDPPAVPGFGAAGGFALQMLDKNPDGTYEDLERVKNEFMDALEKRKELTGLFTFFSSNYPQYEIEIDNQLAMQKGVSIGNAMNTLSIFVGSTYELGFIKYQRFFKVFVQAAPEFRQLPQDVLNLWVKNDRDEMVPFSAFMKIKKKQGANEINRYNMYNTAAIRGGPSKGYSSGEAIAAVKEVAAKVLPRGYDIDWAALSYDEVRRGNEAIYIFLIVLAFVYLVLAAQYESFIIPLAVVLSLPAGVFGSFMFIKSMGLANDIYAQVGLIMLVGLLGKNAVLIVEFAVQKNRQGATILEAAIEGAKVRFRPILMTSFAFIAGLIPLVLSHGAGAIGNRTIGSSALGGMLFGTIFGVIIVPGLYYIFGKMAEGRKLIRDENEDSLTEGFVHKVDDFPKTDDSDDTEDNAH, from the coding sequence ATGTTTAATGCATTTATAAAGCGACCAGTACTAGCTATTGTGCTGTCGCTTGTGATCATCTTCATGGGTGTGCTGGCAATCAATACACTGCCAACGTCACAATTCCCATCGATTGCACCTCCGGTGGTAATGGTTTCTGCATCCTATCCGGGAGCCAGTGCAAAGACGCTGACAGAATCAGTTATTATTCCTATTGAACAAGCGATCAACGGAGCCTGGGGTATGAGGTACATGACCTCCGATGCTACCAGTGCTGGTGAAGCCAACGTTCAGGTGATCTTCGAACCTGGTACTGACATCAACCAGGCGCTCGTACAGGTTTCTAACCGGGTTGAACAGGTGAGAAACAGGTTGCCGATACTGGTGCAACGCGAAGGTGTAATTATTACTCCTGTGATCCCCAGTATGCTGATGTATGTCAACCTGTATAGCACCGACAAGAATGCCAACATGAAGTTCTTGTTCAACTATGCCGGGGTCACCATGATCCCCGAGATTCAACGGATCAACGGGATTGGTCAGGCGAGGATCCTCGGCAGTCGTCAATATGCCATGCGTGTCTGGTTAAACCCGGAGCGGATGCGTGCCTATAATATATCGCCCGATGAAGTAATGAACGCTATGGGCGATCAGAGTATCATTGGTAAACCGGGCCGCATTGGTCGCGGTGACAGTAAACGTGCCGAAGCGCTTGAATATGTATTGGCTTACTCCGACCGTTTCAGTGACCCAAACCAATATGAAAATATTATTATCAAGGCCAACGCTAAAGGAGAAATACTTCGTCTGAAAGACATTGCCAAAGTGGTACTGGGAAGCGAATACTATGATATCTATTCCAATATCAACGGCTATCCTTCAGCTGCCATCGTACTCAAGCAGACATATGGCAGTAACGCCAGTGCGGTTATTTCCGATGTGAAAAAGAAACTGGAGGAGTTAAAGAAAGACTTCCCTCCCGGGATGACTTATGAGATCAGTTACGATGTTTCGAACTTTCTTGACGCATCAACGGAGAACGTGATCCATACACTGCGGGATGCTTTCATCCTGGTGGCATTGGTAGTGTTCATTTTCCTTGGTGACTGGCGGTCAACCCTGATCCCTACCCTTGCTGTGCCTATATCTCTCATTGGTGCATTCATATTCATGCAGGCTTTCGGGCTCACCATCAATATGATCACGTTGTTTGCGATTGTATTGGCGATCGGTATTGTGGTGGATGATGCGATTGTAGTGGTGGAAGCTGTTCACGCCAAGATGGAATCGGAGCACCTCTCTCCTTTCCAAGCGGTAAAGAAAGTATTGGGGGAAATCAGCGGGGCCGTTATTGCCATTACGTTGTTGATGACTGCGGTATTTGTTCCCATAGCATTCATGTCTGGTCCGGTTGGTGTCTTCTACCGACAATTCTCCATTACCATGGCCAGTTCCATCGTTCTGTCAGGTCTCGTGGCATTGACGCTCACACCTGTGCTTTGCGCCATGATCTTGAAGAACACCCATGGAAAGCCAAGAAGAAGAAATTTGTTCAACCGTTTTATCGACAGTTTCAACAGGGGATTTGAAAAAGTGACGGATAAATATGTGTCGTTGTTAAAACTGATTGCACACCGGAAGATGGTGACTGTCGGACTATGGATTGCTTTTAGTGTGGGTATTGTTTTAATCGCCAGCAACCTGCCTTCCGGTTTTATTCCCGGCGAGGATCAGGGGATGATCTACGCGATTGTACAGACACCTCCCGGCTCCACACTTGAAAGAACCAATGATATATCTCTTCAATTGCAAAAGCTTCTTGAAAAAGTAGAAGGTATACAATCGGTTTCTTCTATCGCAGGTTACGAAGTACTTACTGAAGGTCGTGGATCCAATGCAGCGACCTGTCTGATCAACCTGAAACCGTGGTCGGAACGTGAACACACCGTTCAAGAGATCACCATCGAGTTGGAGGAATTAGCAAAACAGCTTCCGGGTGCCACGATTGAATTCTTCGATCCACCGGCAGTACCTGGTTTTGGTGCAGCGGGTGGTTTTGCCTTGCAGATGCTCGACAAAAATCCGGACGGTACTTATGAAGATCTCGAAAGAGTAAAGAATGAATTCATGGACGCGCTCGAGAAGCGCAAAGAGCTGACGGGTTTGTTCACCTTTTTCAGTTCAAATTATCCACAATATGAAATCGAGATCGATAACCAGCTGGCTATGCAGAAAGGTGTTTCGATCGGCAATGCCATGAATACACTTTCCATTTTTGTGGGAAGTACTTACGAACTGGGCTTCATTAAATACCAGCGTTTCTTCAAAGTGTTTGTTCAGGCTGCTCCAGAATTCCGGCAACTTCCCCAGGACGTATTAAACCTGTGGGTGAAGAACGATCGCGATGAGATGGTTCCATTCTCTGCTTTCATGAAAATCAAAAAGAAGCAAGGTGCGAATGAGATCAACCGGTATAATATGTACAACACGGCAGCTATCCGGGGAGGTCCTTCCAAAGGGTACAGCTCGGGTGAAGCGATTGCAGCCGTAAAAGAAGTCGCGGCAAAAGTATTGCCCCGTGGATATGATATTGACTGGGCAGCTCTTTCCTACGATGAAGTAAGACGCGGTAATGAAGCCATTTACATTTTTCTCATCGTGCTTGCATTCGTGTACCTCGTTTTAGCTGCACAGTATGAAAGTTTCATTATTCCACTCGCTGTGGTTCTCTCCTTGCCTGCCGGAGTGTTTGGGTCTTTCATGTTTATTAAGTCGATGGGGCTCGCCAATGATATCTACGCCCAGGTAGGATTGATTATGCTGGTAGGTTTGTTGGGTAAGAACGCGGTTTTGATCGTGGAATTTGCAGTGCAGAAAAATCGCCAGGGAGCCACAATACTCGAAGCCGCTATCGAAGGCGCAAAAGTTCGCTTCCGCCCGATCCTGATGACATCGTTTGCATTCATTGCTGGATTGATTCCATTGGTCCTCTCGCACGGGGCTGGTGCCATCGGTAACCGTACGATCGGATCGTCAGCACTGGGTGGTATGCTTTTCGGAACCATCTTCGGTGTGATCATCGTACCGGGCTTATACTACATTTTCGGTAAAATGGCTGAGGGCAGAAAGCTCATCAGAGATGAAAATGAGGATTCCCTGACCGAAGGTTTTGTACATAAAGTAGACGATTTCCCTAAAACTGATGACAGTGATGACACTGAAGACAATGCACACTAA
- a CDS encoding RND transporter, giving the protein MTVMTLKTMHTNRIFKYVFTGSIALLLAACSVPTVVQKAENNKTPENYRGAPTDSLNAVQVKWKEFFSDPYLTALIDTALRNNQELNIMLQSINIANNEVRARKAAYLPFVNIGGGAGFDKSGRFTRQGAIDDGIDIENGKRIPDVLPDYLLAANVSWEVDIWKKLRNSRKAAVFSYLSSTAGKNFMVTHLIAEIASSFYELMALDNQLFILKQNIEIQQNALDIVKLEKTAAKVTELAVRRFEAEVLKNQSRIYHIQQAIIEAENKINFLVGRFPRPIQRNSWTLIDMHMDSIRAGIPSQLLRNRPDVKQAELDLAAAKLDVKVARANFYPTLNITGAIGLEAFNPTYLVSKPESMMYNLGAGLFGPLINRNAIKATYYSANSRQIQAAFNYERSILNAYIEVANQLANIDNLKKSYDLRAKQVETLTKSIDISTRLFKSARADYMEVLLVQRDALESKFELVETKLQQLNARVSIYQALGGGWN; this is encoded by the coding sequence ATGACAGTGATGACACTGAAGACAATGCACACTAATCGAATATTCAAATACGTATTTACAGGCAGCATTGCTTTGCTATTAGCTGCCTGTAGTGTACCGACTGTAGTTCAGAAAGCGGAAAACAATAAAACTCCGGAGAACTATCGCGGTGCACCAACGGACTCACTCAATGCCGTCCAGGTTAAATGGAAGGAATTCTTTTCAGACCCGTACCTGACTGCTTTGATAGACACTGCCCTGAGGAACAACCAGGAGCTGAACATCATGTTGCAAAGCATCAACATTGCCAACAATGAAGTGCGTGCACGAAAAGCAGCCTACCTGCCTTTCGTCAACATCGGAGGCGGAGCCGGATTTGATAAATCTGGCAGGTTTACGAGACAGGGCGCCATTGATGATGGAATCGATATTGAGAATGGAAAAAGGATACCTGATGTTTTACCAGATTATTTGTTAGCTGCGAATGTTTCCTGGGAAGTAGATATCTGGAAGAAGTTGCGGAATTCAAGAAAGGCGGCTGTTTTTAGTTACCTCTCTTCAACTGCAGGGAAAAATTTCATGGTGACACATCTCATTGCTGAAATCGCAAGCTCATTTTATGAACTGATGGCATTGGATAATCAACTATTCATTCTAAAGCAGAATATTGAAATTCAACAGAATGCCCTTGACATTGTGAAGCTGGAAAAAACGGCTGCCAAAGTAACGGAATTGGCTGTTCGCCGGTTCGAAGCTGAAGTTCTCAAAAATCAGAGTCGCATTTACCATATTCAGCAGGCAATCATTGAGGCAGAAAACAAGATCAATTTCCTTGTTGGACGTTTCCCAAGACCCATCCAACGAAATTCTTGGACACTGATTGATATGCACATGGATTCCATTCGTGCCGGTATACCATCTCAGTTGTTACGAAACCGTCCTGATGTTAAACAAGCAGAATTGGATTTAGCAGCTGCTAAACTGGATGTGAAAGTGGCTAGGGCTAACTTTTATCCAACGCTCAATATTACCGGGGCAATAGGTCTCGAAGCTTTTAACCCGACTTACCTGGTGAGTAAACCGGAATCGATGATGTATAATTTAGGTGCTGGTCTATTTGGACCACTTATTAACAGGAACGCCATCAAGGCAACTTACTACAGTGCAAATTCGCGTCAGATACAGGCTGCATTCAACTATGAGCGCTCCATCCTGAACGCTTACATTGAAGTAGCCAATCAGTTGGCGAATATCGATAACCTGAAGAAAAGCTATGACCTGAGAGCGAAGCAGGTAGAGACACTTACAAAATCCATTGATATTTCCACTCGTCTTTTCAAATCAGCGCGTGCCGACTACATGGAAGTGTTGTTAGTACAACGCGATGCATTGGAATCAAAATTCGAGCTGGTAGAAACGAAGCTGCAACAGTTAAACGCCAGGGTAAGTATCTACCAGGCACTGGGTGGCGGATGGAATTAG
- a CDS encoding Na+/H+ antiporter translates to MQSVFIQYVFLILIILGLVMIANRLRIAYPIVLVLGGLVLSLASPFSNITIDPDLIFFIFLPPLLYEAAWQTSWKEFWRWKRVIMSFAFPIVILTSCVVAVSSYAIIPGFTLALGFLLGGIVSPPDAISASTIMRQVNAPRILVNVSEGESLLNDASSLIVFRFALVAVITGQFSFSQAAGSFFLVIVMGTLIGVATGLVFYAIHRWLPTTPSIEIVLSFIAPYCMYYFAERFHFSGVLAVVAGGLLLSSQRQKMLTYQGRVQGANVWSTIGFVLNGVVFLLIGLQLPSITSQVEEVSIAQAIGYGLAISLVLIIARMLSTLGAAQFTRFMANFITVAQRNPGWKIPVIFGWSGMRGVVSLAAALSIPVLAEGHPFPYRNLILFITFIVILVTLVVQGLTLPWLIRTLKPENRLETMTEHEQEVIIQKKIAHISVKYLDEKYVKELGGNEHFNNLYSRLKIDLAYFSQGHESIRHTDRNSPGNFQRIYLEVLEQQRAMLNKINHNLEFDEELIRKYLSLIDMEEFKIREKLLPDSQ, encoded by the coding sequence ATGCAGTCCGTTTTCATCCAATACGTCTTTCTTATCCTGATCATTCTCGGTTTAGTGATGATCGCCAATCGGCTTCGAATAGCCTACCCGATTGTGTTGGTACTCGGTGGCCTGGTCCTCAGCCTGGCCAGCCCGTTCTCCAACATCACCATCGACCCGGACCTGATCTTTTTCATTTTCCTTCCTCCCCTGCTTTATGAAGCTGCGTGGCAGACTTCATGGAAAGAGTTCTGGCGTTGGAAGCGTGTGATCATGAGCTTTGCTTTTCCCATTGTCATTCTTACGTCTTGTGTCGTAGCGGTTTCATCGTATGCGATCATCCCGGGGTTTACACTGGCGCTCGGCTTTTTGCTTGGCGGTATTGTCTCACCTCCTGACGCCATTTCGGCTTCGACTATCATGCGACAAGTGAATGCACCGCGGATACTCGTTAATGTATCCGAAGGCGAAAGTCTGCTCAATGATGCTTCATCCCTGATTGTCTTTCGTTTTGCACTGGTGGCTGTAATCACCGGTCAGTTTAGTTTTTCCCAGGCAGCCGGAAGTTTCTTCCTGGTGATTGTCATGGGCACATTGATAGGTGTGGCCACAGGCCTTGTTTTCTATGCCATCCATCGTTGGCTGCCTACCACTCCAAGCATCGAAATTGTATTGAGCTTCATCGCACCTTATTGTATGTATTATTTTGCTGAGCGTTTTCATTTTTCCGGAGTACTTGCGGTGGTAGCAGGCGGTCTTTTGCTTTCGAGCCAGCGCCAGAAGATGCTCACGTACCAGGGACGCGTGCAGGGAGCAAACGTATGGTCGACTATCGGTTTTGTTTTAAACGGAGTTGTGTTCTTACTTATCGGGCTTCAACTACCTTCGATCACAAGCCAGGTTGAGGAAGTGAGTATTGCGCAAGCCATCGGTTACGGCCTTGCCATATCATTAGTGCTGATCATTGCGCGAATGCTCAGCACCCTCGGGGCTGCTCAGTTCACCCGGTTCATGGCGAATTTCATCACTGTTGCCCAACGTAATCCCGGCTGGAAAATTCCGGTCATATTCGGTTGGTCAGGTATGCGTGGGGTGGTTTCACTCGCAGCCGCACTGAGCATCCCGGTCCTTGCCGAAGGACATCCCTTTCCCTACCGGAACCTCATCTTGTTCATCACATTCATCGTGATTTTGGTGACGCTCGTTGTCCAGGGACTCACACTCCCTTGGCTCATCCGTACTTTAAAACCTGAGAACCGACTCGAGACTATGACTGAGCATGAACAGGAAGTTATCATTCAAAAGAAGATCGCGCACATCTCAGTTAAATACCTGGACGAAAAATACGTGAAGGAGCTGGGAGGAAATGAGCACTTCAACAATCTCTACTCGCGGCTTAAAATTGACCTTGCTTATTTCAGCCAGGGTCATGAATCGATCAGGCATACCGACAGAAATTCTCCCGGCAACTTTCAGCGCATTTATCTCGAAGTACTTGAACAACAGCGGGCCATGCTCAACAAAATAAATCACAACCTCGAATTTGATGAAGAGCTGATCCGGAAATATCTATCGCTGATCGACATGGAAGAATTCAAAATCCGGGAGAAGTTATTGCCGGATAGTCAATAA
- a CDS encoding alkane 1-monooxygenase — protein MKKNLRDIPLSFLDLANFIQGDQSAGDAFRRSVTFAQHAEKYGYKRYWFAEHHNMESIASAATAVLIGHIAEGTSTIRVGSGGIMLPNHAPLIIAEQFGTLESLYPGRIDLGLGRAPGTDQATAYALRRNLSSDVDAFPNDVLELLQYLGPADKQGKVKAIPGIGTNVPVWLLGSSTFSAQLAARLGLPFAFASHFAPAQLFPALQIYRSAFKPSAFLKEPYSMACVNVIAADSDKEAQHLATSAYQLVLGLIRNNRKPLAPPTDSMDLLWSPEERAAVNQMFYYSFVGGTDTLATELSSFAKDTNIDELMITTHVFDVSAKLHSLELTASLFSTNKVGSLV, from the coding sequence ATGAAAAAGAATCTCAGAGATATCCCCTTATCATTTCTTGATCTGGCCAACTTTATTCAAGGTGATCAATCCGCGGGAGATGCTTTCAGGCGGAGCGTCACTTTCGCCCAGCATGCAGAAAAGTATGGATACAAGCGTTACTGGTTTGCGGAACACCACAACATGGAGAGCATTGCATCTGCCGCAACCGCTGTTCTGATCGGCCACATTGCCGAGGGCACGTCAACAATACGGGTGGGATCTGGTGGCATCATGTTGCCAAACCATGCTCCGCTTATCATAGCCGAGCAATTTGGTACACTTGAATCTTTGTATCCGGGCCGGATTGATCTGGGCCTCGGACGTGCTCCCGGCACTGACCAGGCAACAGCCTACGCCTTGCGAAGAAATCTGAGCAGTGATGTTGATGCGTTCCCCAACGATGTTCTGGAGCTTCTGCAATACTTGGGGCCCGCAGACAAACAGGGAAAGGTAAAAGCTATTCCCGGAATAGGTACCAACGTACCGGTGTGGCTGCTGGGGTCGAGTACATTCAGTGCCCAACTGGCAGCCAGGCTCGGGCTGCCCTTTGCGTTTGCGTCTCACTTTGCTCCTGCCCAATTATTCCCCGCTCTTCAAATCTATCGTTCAGCGTTCAAGCCCTCTGCTTTTCTCAAAGAACCCTATAGCATGGCCTGTGTAAATGTCATTGCAGCAGACAGTGACAAAGAGGCCCAGCACCTGGCCACCTCGGCTTATCAACTGGTACTCGGATTAATTCGCAACAACAGAAAGCCGCTGGCACCGCCAACGGATAGCATGGACCTGCTTTGGAGTCCGGAAGAACGTGCAGCTGTAAACCAGATGTTCTACTACTCCTTTGTTGGAGGCACGGATACGCTGGCAACGGAACTGTCATCTTTTGCTAAAGACACAAACATAGATGAGTTAATGATAACAACTCATGTGTTCGATGTAAGTGCAAAGCTCCACTCACTCGAGCTTACAGCTTCTTTATTTAGTACAAACAAAGTGGGATCATTGGTGTAG
- a CDS encoding cyclic nucleotide-binding protein yields the protein MLRAGELCRYETFVTEGCLKVFYTDMDGAEHNVKFAPENWWSLDLESFAMQTDAFYSIQALEDTTCLQISKFNHDLLYEKIPKLEKFARLRYQHSYILLQHRMTQSLFSTAEERYDAFTQKYPGLELRIPQKDIASYLGITPEFLSMLRKKRSKATIS from the coding sequence GTGCTTCGGGCTGGTGAGCTTTGTCGCTACGAGACTTTTGTAACCGAAGGGTGCCTGAAAGTTTTTTATACGGACATGGACGGAGCGGAACATAATGTGAAGTTCGCCCCGGAAAACTGGTGGTCACTCGATCTCGAAAGTTTTGCCATGCAAACAGACGCATTTTATTCTATCCAAGCTCTGGAAGATACTACATGTCTCCAAATCAGCAAGTTTAACCACGACCTGCTCTACGAGAAAATACCCAAGCTAGAGAAGTTTGCCCGGCTGCGCTACCAGCATTCTTACATTTTGCTACAACACCGGATGACACAAAGTTTGTTCTCGACTGCAGAAGAGAGATATGATGCATTTACTCAAAAGTACCCGGGGCTTGAACTTCGGATCCCTCAAAAAGATATAGCGTCTTATCTAGGCATTACTCCTGAGTTCCTCAGCATGCTGCGCAAGAAAAGATCTAAAGCCACGATTTCTTAA
- a CDS encoding AraC family transcriptional regulator has protein sequence MSTAYKIAWFNPARALSPYFHSYWISRVSADGDLPKVFMPPTGFVTILLSFGSSAIQLRYYGHEWKTCSPATISGQYFNYTELFIPPSYETVGIFIRPGAIYQALGVDMPALTHSVMNAADIFGNDINELVNRLKEFNSDERRIDEVNTYFLKKFKCVKYQTPIVNDSIRLITEAKGNIRVTAVSDYFKCSTRYLEKQFTSSTGISPKYLARVVQFNNTLSILRSEPNIKWPDLIGRSGYYDQSHLIKTFIEFTGKTPLSYANSSNELTEIHLN, from the coding sequence ATGTCTACGGCTTATAAGATTGCCTGGTTTAATCCTGCCAGGGCACTATCTCCTTACTTTCATTCCTATTGGATATCGCGAGTGTCAGCTGATGGCGATTTGCCAAAAGTTTTTATGCCGCCCACCGGTTTTGTAACTATCCTGCTCTCCTTTGGGTCCTCCGCAATTCAGCTGCGCTATTATGGCCATGAATGGAAAACTTGTTCTCCAGCAACTATATCTGGTCAATACTTTAACTATACGGAGTTATTTATTCCACCTTCCTATGAGACAGTTGGTATTTTTATACGACCAGGCGCTATTTACCAGGCGCTGGGGGTTGATATGCCTGCATTGACACATTCTGTAATGAATGCAGCTGATATATTTGGAAATGATATTAATGAACTTGTCAATCGGCTTAAAGAATTTAATTCAGATGAAAGGAGAATCGATGAGGTCAACACTTACTTTCTAAAGAAATTCAAGTGTGTGAAATACCAAACGCCAATCGTTAATGATTCTATCAGGCTTATCACTGAAGCAAAAGGGAATATCCGAGTGACCGCAGTGTCAGACTATTTTAAATGCTCAACCCGGTATCTGGAAAAACAATTTACCAGCAGTACTGGCATCTCACCAAAATACCTGGCCAGGGTAGTACAATTTAATAATACACTATCGATCCTTAGATCGGAGCCAAATATAAAGTGGCCGGATCTAATCGGTCGATCAGGCTATTACGATCAGTCTCATCTAATAAAAACTTTCATTGAATTTACCGGCAAGACTCCTCTATCTTATGCAAACTCAAGCAATGAGCTGACGGAAATTCATTTAAATTAA